Part of the Photobacterium sp. DA100 genome is shown below.
GAGGTTGTTGATTAATATCCCGATACTTACCGTTAAGGCAACTGCACTCAAGAATACAAATCCTAGCACAACCCATTTGGTCAGATCTTCATTGTCTAAGTAGGTGTTCAATACGCTGATGATATAGTCCATATCACACCTCGATTCGTAATAGCTTTCTTATCCAAAACAGGCCAAGTGTCATCAGTATTGCCGTGACGGTCAATACTGTCTGACCTCGTTCTGATTCCAGCAGAGGGGCAATGTAGCCTGGATTACTGATGTAAAGCATGAGGAAAAGTACAAATGGGACCATCATAAGTACCCATGCCGACATACGTCCTTCTGCTGAAAGTGTTCTGACTTTTCGCATCAGACGAAACCGGCTTCTGATCACACCTGAAATTTTATCGAGTGTTTCTGCAAGGTTCCCTCCGGTTTCTTTTTGGATTGTAACTGCACTATTAAAGGCCAGCACACTCACGGAGGGGTTTCGTTGCGCCAAGTTAGCGAGCGCGATTTTTAAATCAACGCCATAGTTGAGTTCAACGAAAGTTTTGCCAAACTCAACGGAAATGGGAGGGGACATTTCCTCACTGACTGTCTTCATCACTTCGGTAAATGGATAGCCCACTAATAGGGCTCGTTTCATTACATCTAGCGCCTCAACAAACTGCTCCTCGAAAAGTTGCAGCCGCTGTTCTGACTTTTGACGTAAAAAAAGGAAAAATCCCACAAGAATAATGACTGGAACGGTTGCTGCAAACCTTACGCTCTGTGTTAAAAAAAGCGTGGCAAACATTGAGAGAAACATGCTAACTGTTAACCAAATACCAACTTTGTAAGCTTTCCAATTAAGCCCAGCAAGTTCGAGTTTCTCACCCAGATATTCGCCAAAGGCATTGTTTTCTAGCCAGCGTTCAGTTGGTGACAGCTTGTCCAAATAACTTCTTCTCAACAGTGACTGCTGATGGACTTTGCCCGATTCTGCAATGATTTCGAGTTGCTTTTTTAACAGCCGGTTGCGATTAGCCCGTGTTCCAGATGCTGAAATAAGGATAGTTTGTGAGATAACAACGACCGCAACAAACAAAATGATGAGGTAAAGTTTTAGATTCTGATCCATTAGAAACCTCCGTTACTGTCGGAAGTGAAATATGAGTAAGGAAGTTCGATCCCCATATGCTTGAAGGTATCCATGAATGACGGTACATTACCCGTTGCCTGATATTTGCCGATGACATTACCATTTTCATCAATGCCTTGGCGGGTAAAACAAAACAGCTCTGTTAATGTGATGACATCTCCTTCCATAGCATTTACTTCGACAATGCTGGTAATACGTCGCTTACCATCTTCCATGCGGCGTAATTGGACAATGATATTGAGAGCCGAAGCAATTTGTGAACGAACATTCTTAATCGGCATGTTCCAGCCTGCTATGGCGAACATATTCTCAATTCGGCCAAGAGCATCCCGTGGAGTATTCGCATGTATTGTTGTCATTGAACCGTCATGACCGGTATTCATTGCTGCGAGCATATCGACAGCTTCACCTCCACGAACCTCACCGACAACAATGCGATCCGGTCGCATACGTAGTGAGTTGATAACTAATTCACGCTGAGTGATAGCGCCTCGTCCTTCGATATTGGGTGGACGAGTTTCCAAACGTACAACATGGGGCTGCTGAAGCTGGAGTTCTGCTGAATCTTCGATAGTTACAATACGTTCATTTTTGGGAATAAATGATGAGCATATATTTAGGGTGGTGGTTTTACCTGACCCGGTCCCCCCGGAGATTAGAATGTTTAAACGCCCCTTAACGACTGCTTGTAAAAAATGAGCCATCTCTTCATTGAGTGTTCCGTATTCGAGTAATTGTTCGATCTGGAGCTTTTCAACCGCAAATTTACGGATAGAAAGTGATGGCCCGTCGATAGCGAGCGGCGGAATGATGGCATTAACACGGGAGCCGTCTTTGAGTCGGGCATCAACCATGGGAGAGCTTTCATCGACCCGTCGTCCAACTTGGGAAACAATCCGGTCGATCACATTGAGAAGGTGTTGGTCGTCCCGAAAAAAAGAATTAACCGGTTCAAGTTTACCTTTTCGCTCAACATAAATTTGGCGGCTTGAATTAACGAGTATGTCCGATATGGACTGATCTTTTAACAATGGCTCAAGCGGACCTAGGCCTAATATCTCATCACCTATTTCTTCAATAACTCGTTTGCGCCCTTCTGCATTAAGCGGAACGTCCTTATCGAGTAACAACATACTCGACATTTCAGCGATTTGTTCATGTGCTTGCTCTAGGGGTAAACTTTCCAATAGCGACAAGTCGATAGTTTTGTATAGCTCATCAATGATATCTTCTTTGATTGCCTGTTCCTGTGGATTTGCCGGTTTGGCTTGTCGTGGTTGGTCTTCCAAATCCTGGGTTGGCAATGGTATATGAGTGGTTTGTTCTACCGTATTAACTCCCTTTTTTTTAAACATAGCTAGCTCCTTAGAAACGCAAATAAACGTTTAAAGCCTTTTTCTGGCTGAACTTCATGCCCACTCATCATATTGGCCACATCCTTGAGCACTTTCACGATCGGCTTTTTGTCAAAATGTGTTGCCAGTAGTTCCCCTAAATTTGTTGATGCACTGACTGACAGGTAATCATTGGGAACGAGCACAAGTTCGTCCACATGGAGGGATTTCTTTATGTCATCCGGCTTTATATCAATGTTTTTAGAGTATCGGTTGACGATGACATTTATTTGTTGCTGACTAAAACCGAACATATGTTTCAATTGCTTGATAAGGCCTGACGCCTCCTGAATGGAGGGAATATTTTGTTGAACAACAATAAAGATGTTATCAGCATTCGAGACCGCGGGCAGCGTACTGTTCTCTAGTCCCCTCGATAGATCAATAATAATATGCTCAAAATTATTGGTAACATGCTCTAGGAAGTCACGAAAAGCGTTAGCTTTAAATTCGGGAATGGTATCTATCAATTGCTCGGAGCGATTGGGGATGAATCTCAGCCCAGACTCGTGCTTGGTGAGTATTCCGGAAAGAGCGTATTCATCTAAGCTGTCAACTTGGGAAAGAGCTTCACTCAGTGTGAATTTGGGGTAGGTGGAAAGCAGCCCCGATGAAGACCCAAACTGGGCGTCGGGATCAATCAGTACAACTGACTTGTGTTCCAGTGCAATGATATGAGCAATTGAGGTTGAAAGAATTGATGCGCCCATTCCTCCCTTGGCATTGATGAACACACTGGTTTTTCCTTGCTTTCTATTTGCTGATTTTATCTCAGCGCAATTAACGATCAGTTGATCGAGTTCTGACTCATCAAATGGAATGGAAAGAACGTCTTTTATTTCAACTTTCAATGCATTGCGCAGAACTTCTGTTGTTGATTCCTTGGTGATCAGGATAATTGGAATTGTTTTCGAGATAACTTGCTTTACTCGGTTTGCTATAGCCATCCAATCCGCGTCACCATCAATGATGATCAGATCTGGTTTTTTGACATTTTCATTGTTTTTAACTTTGGCAATAAATTCTAAGTGACTTAAAGATGTGAAATGTACATTGCTCCATTGGGCAAAATAGTCGGTCAATGGCTTTAGAAATTTGTCACTGTCACTTATAAGCCAACCATTTATCGACACCGCCAGAGGCGGCTTCATGGATGAAGATAAGATGTCTGTTTCTGAGAGGTAGCTTGTAGTTTCCATATTCCACCCTAGCAGTCAGTGAATCCGGTCCGTGTAACGCCGAGGCTCTCTCTCGGTAGTAGTGTGCGAAAATCAGGAGCTGTAAATGTAAGATCAAACAGCGGGATCAATAATGAAATTTGATAATTAGTAATCCTCGCCTCGACAAACTCAATTTGATTGAAATTGACGGTTTGGGTGACATCTTCAGTAATTGTTTGGCCTAAGCTATCGAGGTAGTTAACTTCAATATTGTTGATGGTGAAACCGGGCAGGGGAACGTTATCAATGATCGCCGCGAGCAGGGTATCTTGTTGCTCAGTAGCTGACACTTGACAGACTGTTGCTAAACGAGCAGTTCGGCGCGAGGTTTCGTTCAAAGCATGCCAAGTAAAAAGCAAGCGTCCAAATTCGATAATGGCAAATATCAGGAGAAAGAACAGCGAAGCAACGATTGAAAATTCGACTAAGGTACTGCCATGCTGTTTATTATTCTTTAAACTGATCATCACAGAACCCTCATTGAGTAAGAGGAGACCAAGGTAAAATTAAGATCGATATCTTTTCCTGTGAAGTATCCCGGTATGAAGCTCATAACGGGTTGATATGGGTATTTTATCTCAACTTTTACATAATTTCCGGTCAGGGTTACTTCAACTTGGGATGTGCTCAGAGCGGGAATGATAGCTTCCGTCCCTCCGTTGATGGAGCCATACACCGCGAGGTTTTTAGTCAATGTGATATTGCTGTCATCTAACGTATATAAGCCGTCTGTGCCTTTGAATTCGCCTGATAGGAATCTGGCCGAATCTCTACTTATTTTCTCTAATTCGGCGTAAGTGTAAAAAGCTCGCCCTAACTCTACCAGCGACAGCAGCAGCAGCAGGAAAAAAGGTAGCAAGATGGTAAACTCGACCATCGCGACTCCGCTTTGTTGACTTTGAGTTTTCATTATGAGTCCCCGCTGTCAGGGTCGGCAAAAAGCACTATCTTGTAAGGACCTTCTTCATTCGGCTCATTGCTTGCGTTGCCGCTGTTGTTTCTGCAGTCTTTGATGAATTCCCCGATGATCCAAGAGCCATCACCGTTGCCTGAATTATCATCGATCGTGGTGGTTTCGCTTACTGGTTGTGAGATGAAAAAACACCCGAGTCCTTTAAGCTCAACTTCCATCCTGCCGCCATTCTTTGAGGCGGTACTGCAGTCTAAAATAGGAACGGTTACTATTCGGCGGAAATAACCTTTTTCTTGGCAAGAAGATGAATTGAGGCAGGACTCATAATTCTGTGATTCATATTTTCCCATGTAATCCGAATAACTGTAGAGATCACCGGCTGTTTTGTTAGGCTCATATTTGTTAGTTTCGGGGTTCAGCATTACCGCTGCTATGTTGTCTTTATCATACTCGGAATTGATATCTGGTATATAGTCCTCATCTTTCAGGCCGGGCACTTTAAAGCCTTCAAACCGTGAATCTAAGGCTAGGGTGGGGCCGACCATATTACCGGTTTCTGTAGTGATTTGTTCGCCTTCTTTAAGGGTAAGGCAACTGTCGTATTTGCCAGCTAAAGCCTCGCGGTACGCATCGGCACCGGTTTGGGGATTGCCGTCAGCATCGGTGAGGGTGATAGGCATAAAATTACCTGGGCCTAAGTCCGATGGATTTGTTGACGAAGCCTTGAGCACGTGGAGAGTCTCAGTGGAATACCCAGCGATGTTGTTTTCGCTGGAATCATCTCCAGCACAGATACTCAAGGGGACAATATTGCATGAGCGGCCCAGACTAGAACTTGGCCCAGCGACCGCAGAAGCTCTGGTGCTTAAGTCAATTTTCATTATCGAGACTAAGAAGTCCGGAATATCGACATTTTCGATGCGAACTCTGACATAGGGTGAATCTGTTGTCGCGGTACTTGGATCAAAAGGAAGGTTTTCGGAGAACTCGAAAGCTATCGTTGCATTGTCGAGTTCAATAGCCGTGTAACCGTCATAACTAAGGTTATCGTTAATGGCTTGAGTTCCAGCTGTAATTGCATCTGCTTGTGTGCCGCCTAAATCGATGGTTTTGGCAGCACTTAGCGCGGCTGAATCAGCAAGATTCTGCAGTTTACCTTTGGACAAAACAAGGTTGCCGACGTCGAGAGCCAAGGCGCCTGCGCCAATGAGTACCGCCATTGCTAGTGTGGCGAATACAACAACCACACCTTTTTGTTTGCTGGGTCGGCTATATCTGGTTTTGGCTCTCATAGTTCTATTCCTGCTGCTAACGATGAAAAATTATCAATCGCCTATGCCACTAATGATGTCTTTGCTCTTCACTTTCTTCTGTTCAGTGCCTTTTTTCTCGAGGAGAAATGATTTACTGGCTTTTTTGCCGCTGAACGTCGGTGAACCCAATGGCACCCTGTTCTCGGCCAGAGGATCAACTGTTTGCATTCTGACCATTTTATTTAAGCTGTTGCCCAATGCGGGTTCACCGCTCCAAGAGGCGTGGCAAAAAACTAGGGCTGCAATTGTCACGTAATTGATATTCATTTTGTTTATCCCTCTAGCTATCTTTACAAGCTGTGGCCAAATTGCCCCTCAGAGCCCGCACTTGGCGAAAGCGTCACAGAAGATGTCGGTGTTGCCTGACGGTATGCGTTGTTTTCATTACTTTGTTTTAGCTCGCTCATGCGGCCCAATAGATAAAACTCCCAATCATTAGGCTCGACAAAACTGTCTGTCGGCAGGGTGAGATCTTGTCTACGCACCGGCTTGGCAAGTCTTGGAGTAACTAAAATTACCAGTTCAGTTTCACCCTTACGAAATGATTGGCTACGAAAAAGTTGGCCGATGACAGGGAGATCTCCCAAGCCGGGGAGCTTGTCGACAACATCTGTAACCGTTTCATTCAATAAGCCGGCAATCCCGATGGTTTGGCCATTGCCAAGCTCGACGGTGGTCTTCGCGCTGCGCTTAGACAGGGCAGGCACAAAAAACTGGGAAGCGGTCCCGCTCGGCGAGACAGTGACAGCGTTTTGGTTGGTGATTTCACTGACTTCAATGTTAAGTGCAAGGTTGATACTGTCACTGGATGAAACGGTCGGAACAAATTGCAATCCGACACCGAACTCCTTGAATTCAATTGTAATATTTTCATCGTTGGGTACGGGGATTGGGAATTCACCACCTGATAAAAATTCAGCACTTTCACCGCTAAGTGCAGTCAAGGTTGGTTCGGCAAGCACTTTTGCCAGCCCATTGGTTTTGGCGATACTAAATGCGGCGCTAAAAAGGGTACTGCCGCTGAGATAACTGGCGAACAGGCCATTATCTTCAATGTTTAGAGGAGCAGAGATTATTTCAGTTATGATATTTCCTGCATCGTCAACAGGTGGGACCACCGGAATACTGGCACCACCATTGACCGTACCCCAAGTCCAGTTGCTGTTATTGCGGGCGAAGACAAAATTAGAGTCAAATTCTCTGATCAGTGAACGTTGAACTTCAGCGACAGTGACTTCAAGCATGATCTGGTGTGAGCCGCCGACGTTCATCAGGTTGATGATCCCGGTGTCTTTGCCTGTGAAAGTATTCGCAATTTCCTCAGCCATGGCAATTTTTTCTGCACTGGAAACGTCGCCGCCTAGTACGAGCTTGTTTTGGCTGGTATAGACCGAGATTTTCTCTTGCGGCATGAATTCATACAGTTTTGCTTTTAAGGCATTTAAATCGTGTGTGACTTCAACGTCCAATACTGTGATGAGTCTGCCACGTGAATCCCAAACGATAACATTGGTAGTGCCGAGCGCTTTACCCAGTACATAGATTTTATTGGAACGAAGAATGAGGATGTCTGCTACGTCCGGATTCCCGATAGAGATTTTTTTTGCACTACCCGGGATTTCGATCAGCCGAGACTTATGCTGAGGCACTGCTATTGACTGCGTTCTTGCAGCAAAACCTTCACTGCTGAGTAACAAAGAAAAAAGCACTACTATAACAACGAGTAATGACCTAGATAATGTTAATGAGTTCTGATTGCTTTCCATATCTTATGCTTCCTTGAAAGGCCCGCTAAATACGAACACTCACACGACTGGTGTCGGTTCCTTTGATAATGGTGACGCTGTCAGTGGTTCTTTGGTAAACCTTAGGTTTTTCTTCTGGGTCATTAGGGTTACGCAATGAAAGTTGTAGCTCGCCTTTAGACTTAGCGGTGATCAGCGATTCGGCCTGTTTGGGGGTGAGCTCGAGAGTGACCGCGCGGACAATAATCGGTTTGGATTCGTCCGTTCTAGCTGTTTGGTCGACTGCTAAGATTTTGATTTTTTTTAAGACAGTTTGAGCTCGGCTGATTTTTTCTTGGGCATAAATCACATCAACATAATCGCCGGGCAACAGGAAACCGGCGACCCCGATGACGTCGTTGACCCGGATTGTGACTGCGCGCATGTTGGGGGAGATAAGTGCTGCCAGCGTTGTGCCTTCGCCCGGCGAGACTAACCGTTCTGAGCGCAATATATCGCCAGCAAAAATCTCATTGCGCGCCAATTTCCCAATCACATCGGACAGTTGTGGGTAGCCGGTTTGAGCAACCAGCTCCTCAGGGTAGTATTCAAGCTTTAGGTGTTTGGCCTCGAGTGGTGTGCCTAAGGGAATATTCTGTTGTGCGACGACACGTGCAACTCTCGGCTGCTCTTTGATCACCTCTTTGATGACTTCTATGCGTTCGGGCTCTGAAGCCACAGGGGGGGTGGCGGCTTGTTTTTTCTCTATCCAGTTATTAGCAAGCAGTAAGGCACCAAACCCCATTGCGACAGATACAGAAAGCATTAGCAGCAGTTTGCCGTTATTCATGAGATGTTACCTCCTGCTCATCGTTGACAAAATAGCAATCCCAGACAGTTTGCATTAATTCTGGGGTGATGATCGGTTGATGCTGGTAAAACTGAATTTGGTTACTGCACATGGCGACCAAATCTCGCGGGTAACAAGGCAGTAGAGGAACGGCATAGGGCCTGTGAAGCTGCTCGAAAACATACTCTAATACGTCTGCCGTGGTAGTAAGTTGATGTCTGTCGCACTCGTTGTGCCACAGCGTGGTGTAATCGTCCGCGGATATGGGCCCGAAGTTGATTTTGTAGCCTATTCGCCGGAGAAAAGCGTCATCAGCAAGCTTGGCCGGATGGATGTTTGATGAGAACACCAATACTTGCTCGAAAGGGATGTCAAAGTGATCGCCAGAACTTAGCGATAAGTAGTCGATCTTTTCTTCCAGCGGAATAATCCAGCGGTTGAGGATGGCATCGACAGAGACCTTCTGCCTGCCAAGATCATCAATGAGAAGTATGCCGTTGTTGGCTTTCATCTGAAGGGGCGCCCGATTGATTTTATGGCTTGGGTCAACGGTAACTTCAAGCATATCAGCAGTGAGCTCTCCCCCGACAACGACTTCCGGCCGCTGGCATTTCACTAGTCGATTGTCGTAGCCGTCATCTAGTAGCAAGGATTCTTCCTGACTCTGTATCGGCTTGTGGATGATAGGGTCGAATAGCTGAATAATCTGATTGCCAATGCAAATCGAATAGGGAACAAAGACTTGTGACTTGAAAAGCCGGATGAGTCTTCGTGATATATAGGTTTTCCCCGTGCCGGGCAAGCCGTAGATAAAGATCGCCCGCCCGGAATTGAGTGCAGGCCCGACTGTGCCGATAATGTCGTTGGGTAGGATCAAATCATTCAGCCCGTTGCATAGTATGTCAGGGGTGACCAGTTCTTCCTTGGTGGTCTGGCTGAGGACCAGTGCCTTGTAGTGGGGCAATGAGATGGGGGCAGGACCTAGATAACCGTCACGCTGGATCTCATGCTGTGCCAGGTTTCGCCCTTTGTTGGTGAGGCCGTAGCGAATACTGGCGGAAAATCGCCCATCGGAGCGAACTTCGACATACGCTTCTGACTTTTGTTTTTGCAATATTTGCTCGATGATATTGCCTGATAACCCTAGTTTTTTTGACAGGCCGACGACATCATCGTCAGTCACTTGGGAAAGGTGCTTAATAATAAGGGTTTCGAGTAAACGAGCAGGAAGGCCAGTTTGCTCTAGCGTTTTCGGCTTGAGAGTCAGTGTGTTTGACTGTGACTTGGGCCTTTTTTTAAGTATTGACAAATCGATACCCATGACCACTCCTTAGCGAGATGAGGTAAACCGCTAGAACAAGTAAAATTCACAAAATACTGTTGCGAGTAAAATAGCCCCTCCCATAGGTACAGCACTGCTTGCGGTAGTATTGGCTTCGGGCTTGAGATAGCATCCGAGTTTTATCGACTGGCACCAACGTGACAGCATTGGTGTTAGTTCGCCGTAGCAGGATAATCTTGAAAGGGATAGCAGCCCGGCAAAGCCGACTGCAACAGCAATAAGTATAATTATGTTTGATGGGCCGAAGAAAATGCCTAGAGATGCTAAAAGTTTAGCATCTCCAGCGCCGAAAAGACCGATATAAAACAGAATTATACAGATTGAAAGTCCAACAAATATACCTGATATTGCGAAAAATATTGGAGCCGCACTTATTGAACTTGTGATGTCCGAGTTATAAGTTAATTGGATGGTCCCAATTACCACAATGGACAACACTAAATAATTTGGTATTTTGGAATACTTAATATCATATAGTGCAGCGTAGAATACCAAAATAATTATGGGCAGACTCATGGTATATTCCGTTTTCCGCGAATAACGTTTTATGAGCCACTATTAGCAGTAGCTAATTCATCTTTAAGACCACTGATTGTCGTTTCTACTTCCCCACCTAACTCAGAAAACGCCGTTACCACCGCGGCAGCTACCAGTGCGCCTGCCACTGCGTATTCGACTGTTGTTAGTCCTTCTTCATCACGATAAAAATCAATAAGGAACTGCTTAAATGATTTCATGGTGTAACTCCCTTGATAGCAAAGATGTTTGTAAAAATTTGTCTTCCGACAATGTAAATTTAGTAAGAGGAAACAAAAAATCAAAAGCAAATTTTGTGTTTTTTTGTGGTATTTATTTTTTTAACTGCATGTTTTTTGTAAGTGCATGATTTCTAATAAATATGATTTTTATTAATTTTGAGGCGTTGTCTCAAAAGTAAGAATATATGCACACAGTTGATTTTGTGCTGGTGTTTTTAATTTTTGTCTTATAGTTGATAATAACTGGTGTGGGAATATAATTATAATTATAATTTAATTTGGCGGAAATTCTTTAAATATTTCATTGATTTGGCTTTCGATAAATATTTTTCTGGATGACGGGGTCATGGCGTCGGTGAGGCGGCGTTGGGACGCTGAGCGCCAAATGACGAGGTTGGTCTTAGGGTCTATCAATTCAATGACTATTTTGCCATATCGATACTCTCTAATTGGTGTTGGAGTAGAGTAAGCAATACCCACATTTCGGTGATGGTAGCCTAATCCTAGAGAGGTGCCATAAGTCTGGAAGTCACTATGTTCTTCAATAAAGTGCCTAACTAATAAGTCACCCTTTTCTGTCACGTTAGTAATCCCTTTGGTGTAAAGCTCAGTTCGTATAGCATCTTCTATACGCTTTCCATCAAGGGTTGTTGCCTGTGTTGTAGCAAATTTAGCGAATTCGTAGGTTTTGTAACTCGAATAGTCAACCGCTGAGTTGAAGTCTGTAATAACTTCTTTTGTGCATGCTGAAAGAAATATAAAAAGTAATATTATTATTTGTTTAGTCATCTCTCACCTGCAGCATTAGTCGAGTGATTTTAATTAATGTATTCAGGTTTGCTGATCGCATATGATTACACCGTCGTTAAATTCGACAGCGAGGGGAGATAAATTTTTCAGTTTATTCTGAAGATGAAAACTATGTGGAAACTGGCAATAAATTTCATACTCTTTATGCAATCCGTTGTCTAGAAAAGCATCCAATACTTCGGCAGTGTCAGCGATTAACAATCTTGATTGGGGTTCTAAGTACATACCTGACTCACATCACACTTTTAACTTTATTTGTTCAAGCATAGCTTAGCTTGATGTGATTGCTCATGTGTAAACAGAGGGTGGCGACAAAACCGACCTGGATGTTGCTTGATCATGACATACCGAAAGAACTTAGGTATTCCAATAAGATTAAGAATAAATGAGATAGAGGTAACTGGAAATTCTCACTATGCTTAATGAATAGTTAATACAACGTAACCCACTGACAAATAAAGCTTCAATATTGATGTTTGATTCGATTCTATCGCACTGTGTCATAATCAGTAGGTAAGGTGAATACATGGGCAAATTTTTTGTGGTACTGCTTGGTTGTAGTCTGGTACAAGCTTGTGGAAGCCAGCATTATGCCAAACCCACAATTGATGATAGCAAAGACATTGCCAGCCTTTCTGCGCAGTACGTTAACGCAACAAGAGGGGGAGGGTGGGATTTTACCTCACTGTTACCTGGCAAGGTGTATCATCCCCGTGACGGCTATATTCATTACAAGCGCTTGTGGTGCTTAGATGAGGGGAAGGGGTCGATAGAGGAATTCCAGCGCTTTATGGCCGATATCTGTACCAGCAAAGGTGGCAAGATGGATGCCGAGTGGTGTATTTCCAGCACCCACAGTTATCCCGTGTTCAGAGCTTCGATAGAACCCACGGGAACGACCTGTTCCGGCGGAAATATAGCGGCAAGTGTTGATACCATTGAGCCAATATCTTCCTCTACGGCCTCTGAGTGGCGACTCTATGCCGAAAAAAAAGGTTTTGTGCCGCCACAAAGATGAATTTCCAATGCGGTGCTTTGTTGAAATTGTGTTAATGTCTATGGTGTAACTGGACTGACCACATAAAGGAGTGCTTATGTCATGGACACGATTGCTGGTTGAAGAGAAGGACGGTGTCGTCACTGTTGTACTCAATAGGCCAGATAAGTGCAACGCTTTGGATATGCCTTTGTTCCGTG
Proteins encoded:
- a CDS encoding type II secretion system F family protein, whose translation is MDQNLKLYLIILFVAVVVISQTILISASGTRANRNRLLKKQLEIIAESGKVHQQSLLRRSYLDKLSPTERWLENNAFGEYLGEKLELAGLNWKAYKVGIWLTVSMFLSMFATLFLTQSVRFAATVPVIILVGFFLFLRQKSEQRLQLFEEQFVEALDVMKRALLVGYPFTEVMKTVSEEMSPPISVEFGKTFVELNYGVDLKIALANLAQRNPSVSVLAFNSAVTIQKETGGNLAETLDKISGVIRSRFRLMRKVRTLSAEGRMSAWVLMMVPFVLFLMLYISNPGYIAPLLESERGQTVLTVTAILMTLGLFWIRKLLRIEV
- a CDS encoding CpaF family protein gives rise to the protein MFKKKGVNTVEQTTHIPLPTQDLEDQPRQAKPANPQEQAIKEDIIDELYKTIDLSLLESLPLEQAHEQIAEMSSMLLLDKDVPLNAEGRKRVIEEIGDEILGLGPLEPLLKDQSISDILVNSSRQIYVERKGKLEPVNSFFRDDQHLLNVIDRIVSQVGRRVDESSPMVDARLKDGSRVNAIIPPLAIDGPSLSIRKFAVEKLQIEQLLEYGTLNEEMAHFLQAVVKGRLNILISGGTGSGKTTTLNICSSFIPKNERIVTIEDSAELQLQQPHVVRLETRPPNIEGRGAITQRELVINSLRMRPDRIVVGEVRGGEAVDMLAAMNTGHDGSMTTIHANTPRDALGRIENMFAIAGWNMPIKNVRSQIASALNIIVQLRRMEDGKRRITSIVEVNAMEGDVITLTELFCFTRQGIDENGNVIGKYQATGNVPSFMDTFKHMGIELPYSYFTSDSNGGF
- a CDS encoding AAA family ATPase; this translates as METTSYLSETDILSSSMKPPLAVSINGWLISDSDKFLKPLTDYFAQWSNVHFTSLSHLEFIAKVKNNENVKKPDLIIIDGDADWMAIANRVKQVISKTIPIILITKESTTEVLRNALKVEIKDVLSIPFDESELDQLIVNCAEIKSANRKQGKTSVFINAKGGMGASILSTSIAHIIALEHKSVVLIDPDAQFGSSSGLLSTYPKFTLSEALSQVDSLDEYALSGILTKHESGLRFIPNRSEQLIDTIPEFKANAFRDFLEHVTNNFEHIIIDLSRGLENSTLPAVSNADNIFIVVQQNIPSIQEASGLIKQLKHMFGFSQQQINVIVNRYSKNIDIKPDDIKKSLHVDELVLVPNDYLSVSASTNLGELLATHFDKKPIVKVLKDVANMMSGHEVQPEKGFKRLFAFLRS
- a CDS encoding TadE/TadG family type IV pilus assembly protein, coding for MISLKNNKQHGSTLVEFSIVASLFFLLIFAIIEFGRLLFTWHALNETSRRTARLATVCQVSATEQQDTLLAAIIDNVPLPGFTINNIEVNYLDSLGQTITEDVTQTVNFNQIEFVEARITNYQISLLIPLFDLTFTAPDFRTLLPRESLGVTRTGFTDC
- a CDS encoding TadE/TadG family type IV pilus assembly protein, which encodes MKTQSQQSGVAMVEFTILLPFFLLLLLSLVELGRAFYTYAELEKISRDSARFLSGEFKGTDGLYTLDDSNITLTKNLAVYGSINGGTEAIIPALSTSQVEVTLTGNYVKVEIKYPYQPVMSFIPGYFTGKDIDLNFTLVSSYSMRVL
- a CDS encoding Tad domain-containing protein — protein: MRAKTRYSRPSKQKGVVVVFATLAMAVLIGAGALALDVGNLVLSKGKLQNLADSAALSAAKTIDLGGTQADAITAGTQAINDNLSYDGYTAIELDNATIAFEFSENLPFDPSTATTDSPYVRVRIENVDIPDFLVSIMKIDLSTRASAVAGPSSSLGRSCNIVPLSICAGDDSSENNIAGYSTETLHVLKASSTNPSDLGPGNFMPITLTDADGNPQTGADAYREALAGKYDSCLTLKEGEQITTETGNMVGPTLALDSRFEGFKVPGLKDEDYIPDINSEYDKDNIAAVMLNPETNKYEPNKTAGDLYSYSDYMGKYESQNYESCLNSSSCQEKGYFRRIVTVPILDCSTASKNGGRMEVELKGLGCFFISQPVSETTTIDDNSGNGDGSWIIGEFIKDCRNNSGNASNEPNEEGPYKIVLFADPDSGDS
- a CDS encoding type II and III secretion system protein family protein, whose translation is MESNQNSLTLSRSLLVVIVVLFSLLLSSEGFAARTQSIAVPQHKSRLIEIPGSAKKISIGNPDVADILILRSNKIYVLGKALGTTNVIVWDSRGRLITVLDVEVTHDLNALKAKLYEFMPQEKISVYTSQNKLVLGGDVSSAEKIAMAEEIANTFTGKDTGIINLMNVGGSHQIMLEVTVAEVQRSLIREFDSNFVFARNNSNWTWGTVNGGASIPVVPPVDDAGNIITEIISAPLNIEDNGLFASYLSGSTLFSAAFSIAKTNGLAKVLAEPTLTALSGESAEFLSGGEFPIPVPNDENITIEFKEFGVGLQFVPTVSSSDSINLALNIEVSEITNQNAVTVSPSGTASQFFVPALSKRSAKTTVELGNGQTIGIAGLLNETVTDVVDKLPGLGDLPVIGQLFRSQSFRKGETELVILVTPRLAKPVRRQDLTLPTDSFVEPNDWEFYLLGRMSELKQSNENNAYRQATPTSSVTLSPSAGSEGQFGHSL
- the cpaB gene encoding Flp pilus assembly protein CpaB, producing the protein MNNGKLLLMLSVSVAMGFGALLLANNWIEKKQAATPPVASEPERIEVIKEVIKEQPRVARVVAQQNIPLGTPLEAKHLKLEYYPEELVAQTGYPQLSDVIGKLARNEIFAGDILRSERLVSPGEGTTLAALISPNMRAVTIRVNDVIGVAGFLLPGDYVDVIYAQEKISRAQTVLKKIKILAVDQTARTDESKPIIVRAVTLELTPKQAESLITAKSKGELQLSLRNPNDPEEKPKVYQRTTDSVTIIKGTDTSRVSVRI